In Brassica napus cultivar Da-Ae unplaced genomic scaffold, Da-Ae ScsIHWf_158;HRSCAF=287, whole genome shotgun sequence, the following proteins share a genomic window:
- the LOC125597962 gene encoding uncharacterized protein LOC125597962: MSTDWGTVIVAVSLFILLSPGLLFQIPARTRVMEFGNMSTSGIAILVHAVIYFCIFTILVVAIQVHIHF, encoded by the coding sequence ATGAGCACGGACTGGGGAACGGTGATTGTAGCGGTGTCTCTGTTCATCCTACTATCACCAGGACTACTGTTTCAGATTCCAGCGAGAACGAGAGTGATGGAGTTCGGGAACATGAGCACGAGCGGTATAGCCATTTTGGTTCACGCAGTTATATACTTCTGTATTTTCACGATCTTGGTGGTAGCTATACAAGTTCACATCCATTTCTGA
- the LOC125597963 gene encoding uncharacterized protein LOC125597963: protein MSDWGPVFVAVTLFVLLTPGLLIQIPGRNRVVEFGTFQTSGVSVIVHTLVYFTLVCILLIAIQVHMYIA, encoded by the coding sequence ATGTCTGATTGGGGACCAGTTTTTGTCGCGGTGACGCTTTTCGTGTTGCTAACTCCGGGGCTGCTGATTCAAATTCCAGGGAGAAACCGAGTAGTTGAATTTGGAACATTTCAGACAAGTGGTGTTTCGGTTATTGTTCATACCCTAGTCTACTTCACTCTTGTTTGTATTCTCTTGATTGCTATCCAAGTTCACATGTATATTGCCTAA